One window of the Bacteroidota bacterium genome contains the following:
- a CDS encoding DNA-3-methyladenine glycosylase: protein MSKLKKDFYRRDDVVQISKELLGKYLFTKLDDIVTAGIITETEAYAGITDKASHAWNGRRTSRTEIMYSEGGVAYVYLCYGIHHLFNIVTNKKDVPHAVLIRAIKPVEGIPCILKRRNKTNIDKSTAGGPGTASQALGLLTKHSGTDLTGNKIWIEDKGIRTKEKEITVGPRVGIDYAGEDAGLPYRFIYNINY, encoded by the coding sequence ATGAGTAAGCTCAAAAAAGATTTCTACCGGCGTGATGATGTAGTGCAAATCAGTAAGGAATTGCTGGGTAAATACCTGTTTACAAAACTGGATGACATAGTAACAGCTGGTATCATCACCGAAACGGAAGCATACGCAGGCATTACCGACAAAGCATCGCATGCATGGAACGGACGCAGAACCAGCAGAACAGAAATAATGTATAGCGAAGGCGGTGTGGCATATGTTTACCTGTGTTATGGTATCCATCACCTCTTCAATATTGTTACGAACAAAAAAGATGTGCCGCATGCTGTTTTAATACGCGCCATAAAACCTGTTGAAGGAATTCCCTGCATTTTAAAAAGACGGAATAAAACCAACATTGACAAATCAACAGCAGGTGGCCCGGGCACTGCATCTCAGGCATTAGGACTACTGACAAAACATTCAGGAACAGATCTGACAGGAAATAAAATATGGATTGAGGATAAAGGAATCAGAACAAAAGAAAAGGAAATTACAGTTGGACCGCGCGTTGGCATTGATTATGCAGGAGAAGATGCCGGATTGCCGTATAGGTTTATTTATAATATTAATTACTAA
- a CDS encoding RecQ family ATP-dependent DNA helicase, with protein sequence MDHLHQILKQYWGFTEFRPLQLDIIHSVMHHNDTLALMPTGGGKSLCFQVPALAQKGICIVVSPLIALMNDQVEKLSQKGIKAVAITSAMNKREVDIALDNCVYGDFKFLYLSPERLNSDIAQVRIKKMEVNLIAIDEAHCISQWGYDFRPSYLKVAELRTLKPDVPVLALTATATPGVIKDIQQKLEFKKPNVLQKSFARSNLAYVVLHEEDKNSRLIKICNNVKGSAIIYARSRKKTQEITELLNRNNILADFYHAGLATPLRSKKQSDWINSNQRVIVCTNAFGMGIDKPDVRLVIHYDLPDCIESYFQEAGRAGRDEHKAYAILLYNDADIIELERRVISGFPDIKEIRQIYQAIANYYQLATGSGEGKTFDFDIAQLCNRYNLNAVTVYNALKLLEKEEYLTTTESLYQPSRLHFTVHKDELYKFQVANKGYDSFIKLLLRSYTGLFENYVKFNENDLVIKSGLGYEQVVQFLNYLGKVGLLSYLPQTEMPQLTFNLPRVDSNSINISKEHLKIRKEKALERMRAIAGYATNPDKCRSQLLLAYFGETNTDRCGICDYCLERNKSEVNSQEFDDVSGEIKSLLFSNHLSLKELVTAVTGAKENKTLKVIQWLLDNGRLYYDKNNRLQWKD encoded by the coding sequence ATGGACCATCTCCATCAAATACTAAAACAATATTGGGGATTTACTGAATTCAGACCCCTTCAGTTGGATATTATCCATTCCGTAATGCACCACAATGATACCCTGGCCTTAATGCCTACCGGTGGCGGGAAATCATTATGCTTCCAGGTTCCCGCTTTAGCGCAAAAGGGGATATGTATCGTCGTATCACCTCTTATCGCATTGATGAACGACCAGGTTGAAAAACTGTCACAAAAGGGGATTAAAGCCGTTGCTATTACGTCAGCCATGAACAAACGCGAAGTGGATATTGCACTCGATAATTGTGTATACGGCGACTTTAAATTCCTTTACCTGTCTCCCGAGCGCCTGAACAGTGATATCGCGCAGGTGCGCATAAAAAAAATGGAGGTCAACCTCATCGCTATTGATGAGGCACATTGTATATCACAATGGGGCTATGACTTCAGACCAAGCTATCTCAAAGTGGCCGAATTAAGGACACTAAAGCCGGATGTACCGGTGCTTGCACTCACAGCCACCGCAACTCCCGGAGTAATAAAGGATATCCAGCAAAAACTGGAATTTAAAAAGCCGAATGTGCTGCAGAAAAGTTTTGCACGAAGCAATCTTGCATACGTTGTGCTGCACGAAGAAGATAAAAACAGCCGGTTGATCAAGATTTGTAATAATGTTAAAGGAAGCGCAATTATTTACGCCCGCAGCCGGAAAAAAACACAAGAGATCACTGAACTGCTGAACAGGAATAATATCCTTGCCGACTTTTACCATGCCGGACTTGCCACTCCCCTTCGCAGCAAAAAGCAAAGCGACTGGATAAACAGCAACCAACGGGTGATCGTGTGCACAAATGCGTTCGGAATGGGTATTGATAAACCCGATGTCCGCCTGGTGATCCATTATGATCTGCCCGATTGCATCGAATCGTATTTCCAGGAAGCAGGCCGGGCGGGCCGTGATGAACATAAAGCTTACGCCATACTGCTTTATAATGATGCGGATATCATTGAACTTGAGCGAAGGGTCATTAGCGGATTTCCTGATATTAAAGAGATCAGGCAGATCTACCAGGCAATTGCGAACTACTATCAACTGGCCACAGGCAGCGGAGAAGGGAAAACATTCGATTTTGATATAGCGCAACTTTGCAACCGCTATAACCTGAACGCCGTTACTGTATATAATGCGCTGAAGTTATTGGAAAAAGAAGAGTATCTCACAACCACCGAATCCCTGTATCAACCATCACGTCTGCATTTTACAGTCCATAAGGATGAATTATACAAATTCCAGGTCGCGAATAAGGGCTACGACAGCTTTATAAAACTGCTGCTGCGTTCCTATACCGGGCTGTTCGAGAATTATGTAAAGTTCAACGAGAACGATCTTGTAATTAAAAGCGGGTTGGGATACGAACAGGTTGTACAATTTCTTAATTACCTGGGCAAGGTAGGCTTATTATCGTACCTTCCTCAAACCGAAATGCCGCAACTTACATTCAACTTACCCCGGGTTGACAGTAATTCCATTAACATTTCAAAAGAACATTTAAAGATACGTAAGGAAAAAGCCCTGGAGCGGATGCGGGCCATTGCAGGTTATGCAACCAACCCCGATAAATGCCGCAGCCAATTGCTGCTGGCCTATTTCGGTGAAACAAACACCGACCGCTGCGGGATATGTGATTATTGCCTGGAACGCAATAAAAGCGAAGTGAATAGCCAGGAGTTTGATGATGTATCGGGCGAAATAAAAAGCTTGCTGTTCTCCAATCATTTATCGTTGAAAGAATTGGTGACTGCCGTTACCGGCGCGAAAGAAAACAAAACACTAAAAGTGATACAATGGTTGCTGGACAATGGCAGGTTATATTATGACAAAAACAATAGGTTACAATGGAAGGATTAG
- a CDS encoding Maf family protein, whose translation MPHDVPPCSIEEAAFLASINKPGLNTIDAAKSTQETIGTYFVEKIEGSYFNVMGLPLKELYEELLKF comes from the coding sequence ATGCCCCATGACGTGCCACCATGCTCAATCGAAGAAGCTGCTTTTTTAGCAAGCATAAATAAACCCGGATTAAATACAATTGACGCCGCAAAAAGTACACAGGAAACAATTGGCACCTATTTCGTCGAAAAAATTGAAGGGTCGTATTTTAATGTAATGGGACTTCCATTGAAAGAACTTTACGAAGAGTTACTCAAATTTTAA
- a CDS encoding MATE family efflux transporter, with translation MFSQKYKDHFSKTLTLALPVCVSQLGHMFVGVADADFVGKIGPNEQAAVSLSGSLYVLVLVFGLGISMGVTPLVAEADVEKDILKNSILLKNGLLVNVFVSIALFLLLFFLSPVLYHFDQPNEVVELAVPFLNVMIFSMVPLALFSTFKQFAEGLSFTRAAMVISLSANLLNILLNYLLVFGHWGFPEMGMMGSCWASFIARCLMAAGMFLFVFLNSDFKPYWKKFNQVRSSWDISKKILAIGVPSGLQWVFEIGAFSFAVLMIGWIGAKQQAAHLIALSLAAITYMIASGLSAAVAVRVGNYLGLKDRDGMRVAGFSAFIMVLCFMFLSAITFIVLRNVLPGFFSKESEVISIASSLLVIAALFQLWDGMQVVALGALRGLKDTVWPTVITLIAYWAIGLPLSYLLAFKFDMGVYGIWWGLSSGLFAAALLLFLRFNFVSRRVV, from the coding sequence ATGTTTTCCCAAAAGTACAAAGATCATTTCAGTAAAACCTTAACTCTTGCACTGCCTGTGTGTGTCAGTCAGCTGGGGCACATGTTTGTCGGTGTTGCTGATGCCGATTTTGTCGGAAAAATTGGCCCGAATGAACAGGCGGCTGTTTCTCTTTCCGGTAGCCTCTATGTATTGGTGCTTGTCTTTGGTTTGGGCATTTCAATGGGTGTAACTCCACTGGTTGCCGAGGCAGATGTGGAGAAGGACATTCTTAAGAACAGCATCCTCTTAAAGAACGGGTTACTCGTGAATGTTTTTGTAAGTATTGCTTTGTTTCTTTTGTTATTCTTTCTTTCTCCTGTATTGTATCACTTTGATCAGCCTAACGAAGTCGTAGAACTTGCTGTGCCTTTCCTGAACGTAATGATATTTTCCATGGTTCCTCTCGCTTTGTTTTCGACTTTCAAGCAGTTTGCGGAAGGTCTTTCATTTACCCGTGCGGCAATGGTGATCAGTTTGTCTGCGAATCTCCTGAATATTCTGTTAAATTATTTATTGGTGTTCGGTCATTGGGGCTTTCCCGAAATGGGAATGATGGGTTCCTGCTGGGCAAGTTTTATCGCGAGGTGTTTAATGGCCGCGGGTATGTTTTTGTTTGTGTTTTTAAACAGCGACTTCAAACCATACTGGAAAAAATTCAATCAGGTAAGATCATCCTGGGATATTTCAAAAAAGATACTTGCTATTGGCGTGCCATCAGGACTGCAATGGGTATTTGAGATCGGGGCCTTCAGTTTTGCGGTGCTTATGATCGGCTGGATAGGTGCGAAACAGCAGGCGGCGCATCTTATCGCGCTTAGTCTCGCGGCAATTACCTATATGATAGCGAGCGGTCTTAGTGCGGCTGTGGCGGTGCGTGTTGGAAATTACCTGGGGTTAAAGGACAGGGATGGCATGCGTGTGGCAGGATTTTCGGCTTTCATAATGGTGTTGTGCTTCATGTTCCTCAGCGCAATAACTTTTATTGTATTGAGGAATGTGCTTCCCGGGTTTTTCAGCAAAGAAAGTGAAGTGATAAGTATTGCATCATCCCTGCTTGTAATTGCCGCTTTGTTTCAGTTGTGGGATGGCATGCAGGTAGTGGCGCTTGGCGCTTTGCGTGGATTGAAAGACACTGTATGGCCTACTGTAATAACGCTGATCGCTTATTGGGCAATAGGTTTGCCTTTAAGTTATTTATTGGCCTTTAAATTCGACATGGGAGTGTATGGTATCTGGTGGGGACTATCATCGGGTTTGTTCGCGGCCGCTTTGTTATTATTTTTGCGATTTAATTTTGTGAGCAGAAGGGTTGTGTGA
- a CDS encoding MBL fold metallo-hydrolase has product MKLHVINTGFFKLDGGAMFGVVPKSIWSNTNIPDSKNMCTWAMRCLLIEDGNRLILIDTGIGNKQSEKFFGFYDLHGDDTLDRSLRSKGFSCDDITDVFLTHLHFDHCGGSVQWNNTKTGYEPVFKNAVYWSNAQHWEWATKPNAREKASFLKENILPIQESGQLKFIGSKSDAKQKVSELGDYFDILVTHGHTDAMMIPHITYKGKTVIFMADLLPSTGHIPLSYIMAYDTRPLLTLQEKEMFMNSAAQNDYVLFFEHDPINECCTVQQTERGVRLKQTYNFGELFE; this is encoded by the coding sequence ATGAAGCTACATGTTATTAACACCGGTTTTTTTAAGTTAGACGGAGGCGCCATGTTCGGCGTCGTTCCAAAATCGATCTGGAGCAATACCAATATTCCGGACTCCAAAAACATGTGTACATGGGCTATGCGCTGCCTGCTGATCGAAGATGGAAACCGGCTTATACTTATTGATACAGGCATCGGCAATAAACAATCTGAAAAATTTTTCGGCTTTTACGATCTTCATGGGGACGATACATTGGACAGATCATTGCGATCCAAAGGGTTTTCATGTGATGATATAACCGATGTTTTTTTAACTCACCTTCATTTCGACCATTGCGGCGGCAGTGTCCAATGGAATAACACAAAAACAGGTTATGAACCTGTTTTTAAAAACGCTGTATACTGGAGCAACGCCCAACACTGGGAATGGGCCACTAAACCCAATGCCCGTGAAAAAGCCAGCTTCCTCAAAGAAAATATTTTACCTATACAGGAAAGCGGGCAATTGAAATTCATTGGCTCTAAAAGTGATGCTAAACAAAAAGTAAGTGAACTGGGAGATTATTTTGATATCCTGGTTACCCACGGCCATACTGATGCCATGATGATACCACACATCACCTACAAGGGGAAAACAGTTATATTCATGGCCGACCTTCTTCCTTCCACGGGACATATTCCACTGTCCTACATCATGGCGTATGACACTCGTCCCTTACTTACGTTGCAGGAAAAAGAAATGTTCATGAATTCAGCCGCACAAAATGACTATGTCCTGTTTTTTGAGCATGACCCTATTAATGAATGCTGCACCGTGCAACAAACAGAACGGGGAGTTCGCCTCAAACAAACGTATAACTTTGGTGAATTGTTTGAATAA
- a CDS encoding nucleoside-diphosphate kinase — MATNRTFTMIKPDAVANNYIGPILAKINEAGFRIIAMKYTKLSRESAGQFYAIHKERPFFGELVDYMSSGSIVAVILEKDNAVADFRTLIGATDPTKAAPGTIRALFAKSIAANAVHGSDSDDNAKIEGDFFFSMLERF, encoded by the coding sequence ATGGCAACCAACAGAACATTTACGATGATTAAGCCCGATGCGGTAGCCAACAACTATATTGGCCCCATCCTGGCGAAAATAAACGAAGCCGGCTTCCGTATTATTGCAATGAAATATACTAAACTCAGCCGTGAATCGGCCGGGCAATTCTACGCCATCCACAAAGAGCGTCCCTTCTTTGGCGAACTTGTCGACTATATGTCATCAGGTTCCATAGTAGCGGTCATATTGGAAAAAGATAATGCCGTTGCTGATTTCAGAACACTGATCGGCGCAACAGACCCCACTAAAGCAGCACCCGGAACAATACGCGCTCTTTTTGCCAAATCGATCGCAGCAAACGCAGTACATGGTTCAGACAGTGATGATAACGCTAAAATTGAAGGCGATTTCTTTTTCTCGATGCTGGAAAGGTTTTAG
- a CDS encoding SBBP repeat-containing protein — protein sequence MNEHKKKLLPVLFVFTGIFTYAGNDNISSFQKTQMAASIHSQSIQFTENNGQMADMSDNPIPQVLFKVEVPKLNIWLTTQGLTYQFLKIVENEEELEKLNTGSNSVSGIFDQNSKIEKSEWHRVDMILKNAAIKKENVFTEGNVTQGKHDYFLGHCPEGILDVKSYSKVIIKEVYNGIDWILYASSGGGLKYDFFVHPNADPNQIKLIYEGSGKLNVGTDQIHFGNELGEVIEGTLLCYQNSASPDIEHTAIERIVIESEYKAKKTINKISNGFSYEVAIALREYDVNDTLIIDPQLYWGTYYGGNNLDSFQDCDVDAQGNVFVVGYTASTNFPTVVLGGAYNQTFSPDMSANIYKFSNNGQLLWVTCYGPVDTDIGVSRNVTVDIFGNIFVVGEFGSYGKATSFPLFNSGTYFEAPSGVSDDCTFILKFDNNGNRLWATGFACGNSEGRGIVTDLSGNVFVTGTTWGIIPLLNPGGGAYYQNTVGGNVDGYFAKFTNNGTLLWCTYFGGDNQDVPNELCRDNIGNIFVVGSTRSASAFPLFNPSNGSYFDNTLGVFESSFVAKFSSVNTNLLWSTYFGGNSSGDILYEVTCDNNNAVYIAGYVRSTNLPVINPGNGAYIDNMLGGASDAYIAKFSPGVHSLFWSTYYGSTGNENYFAVYERMALTTDNCDNVYIGGLTYGTNDFPIYNPNCNNYFVGHNTAAGDGFIVKFNSEGVRLWSTLFAGGTDNLNHFSFCQSMVTDNQNNLFAVGEWKYGVVLNGLANPGGGAYYDNTFNGGDDACILKFTPEEPAITSSSTSNTSGCSCNGTATITINCGNSSYNYTWSNGSRTLNSVSASNTISGLCPGTYSVTVIACDTLTASVVINGSTGGLIASVNQFDATCNGGNDGYATITASGGSPPYNYVWNNGQTGITATGLSAGSYSCTITDASACTSIRFVNISQPTPIAMSYLTKWSCVTNSANVTALVSNGTSPYIYLWSNAQNTQTATNLVQGNYTITVTDSIGCLKTGTINITQPLPLNLTTSSNNTSCGGNSISVSVTGGSFPYLYAWSNTSQITSTIQSVSAGTYTVTVTDASGCTKTSTASVGASPGTIATFEVFPNDTVCLGSLVNFINTGTMPGVGITYTWTIAPVNVSGTTTDFSYLFSSAGTYSITHTVAKGGCPSNSTRKVTAINCSGPVVTTTANSICPSSCATVTSSVAGGTSPYTYNWSNGATIQNINPCPVSTTTYTVTIKDTGGNTSTSIATITVNPAVIVTIQPTNITCSGVANGTAIANPGNGTPAYTFNWSGGVPGSGFQVSGLSAGTYTVTVTDSKGCTASSSATIFSPPPLSGRFSMGTSDCAACGCKEWIMITASGGTSPYSYSWPDGYINRYKNQLCPGTYTINIKDNNGCSINVNLSAP from the coding sequence ATGAACGAACATAAGAAGAAATTGCTGCCTGTGCTTTTTGTATTCACAGGAATTTTTACATATGCCGGCAATGACAATATCTCTTCCTTTCAAAAAACACAGATGGCTGCTTCTATTCACAGCCAGTCAATTCAGTTTACGGAGAACAACGGACAAATGGCAGACATGTCAGATAATCCCATACCACAGGTATTGTTCAAGGTCGAAGTTCCCAAGTTAAATATCTGGTTAACCACACAAGGGCTAACCTATCAATTTTTAAAAATTGTGGAAAATGAAGAGGAATTGGAAAAATTAAATACAGGTTCCAACTCTGTTTCCGGAATTTTTGATCAAAATTCAAAAATCGAAAAATCCGAATGGCACAGGGTTGATATGATCCTCAAGAATGCCGCTATTAAAAAGGAAAACGTGTTCACAGAAGGTAACGTAACACAAGGCAAGCACGACTATTTCCTTGGACATTGCCCTGAAGGTATTCTTGATGTAAAATCCTATTCAAAAGTTATAATTAAAGAAGTTTATAATGGCATTGATTGGATTTTATATGCGTCCTCAGGAGGAGGCTTGAAATATGATTTTTTTGTACATCCCAACGCTGACCCCAATCAAATAAAACTGATTTATGAGGGAAGCGGAAAACTAAACGTTGGTACTGATCAAATACACTTTGGTAATGAATTAGGTGAAGTAATCGAGGGAACGCTATTGTGTTATCAGAATAGCGCTTCACCCGACATAGAGCATACTGCAATTGAAAGGATAGTGATTGAGTCTGAATACAAAGCGAAAAAAACAATCAATAAAATCAGCAACGGTTTTTCTTATGAAGTTGCAATTGCTTTAAGGGAGTATGATGTAAATGACACTCTCATTATAGACCCTCAACTATATTGGGGAACGTACTATGGCGGAAATAACCTTGACTCTTTTCAGGATTGTGATGTTGATGCTCAGGGAAATGTTTTCGTTGTTGGCTATACAGCCTCAACTAATTTTCCTACTGTAGTTTTAGGTGGTGCATATAATCAGACCTTTTCTCCCGACATGTCTGCGAATATTTATAAATTTTCAAACAATGGTCAGTTGTTATGGGTTACCTGCTATGGACCGGTTGATACTGATATTGGTGTTTCCCGCAACGTAACTGTTGATATTTTTGGAAATATTTTTGTTGTAGGAGAATTTGGTTCCTATGGAAAAGCAACAAGTTTTCCTTTATTTAATTCGGGGACATATTTTGAAGCTCCTTCCGGAGTTAGTGACGATTGCACATTTATATTGAAATTTGACAACAATGGAAACCGGCTTTGGGCTACTGGTTTTGCATGTGGAAATTCGGAAGGAAGGGGGATTGTAACAGATCTATCCGGTAATGTTTTTGTAACAGGAACAACTTGGGGTATAATTCCATTACTTAATCCCGGAGGGGGAGCATATTACCAGAATACAGTGGGTGGTAATGTAGACGGATACTTTGCTAAATTCACCAACAACGGGACACTACTTTGGTGTACCTATTTTGGAGGAGATAATCAGGATGTTCCAAATGAGTTATGTAGAGATAATATTGGAAATATATTTGTGGTAGGAAGTACCAGATCCGCATCTGCTTTTCCGTTATTTAATCCATCCAATGGATCTTATTTTGATAATACGCTGGGAGTTTTTGAAAGTTCATTTGTGGCAAAGTTTTCTTCTGTTAACACTAATCTATTGTGGTCAACTTATTTCGGTGGTAATAGTTCGGGAGATATATTATATGAAGTGACTTGTGATAACAACAATGCTGTTTATATTGCCGGCTATGTAAGAAGCACAAATCTTCCCGTAATAAACCCGGGCAATGGTGCATACATTGACAATATGCTTGGTGGTGCCAGTGATGCATACATTGCGAAGTTTAGTCCGGGTGTTCATTCTCTTTTTTGGAGTACTTACTACGGTAGCACAGGTAATGAGAATTATTTCGCTGTATACGAACGAATGGCGCTTACAACAGATAATTGCGATAATGTTTATATAGGCGGACTTACCTATGGCACAAATGATTTTCCAATTTACAATCCCAATTGCAATAATTACTTTGTTGGGCACAATACGGCCGCTGGCGATGGGTTTATTGTAAAATTTAATTCAGAAGGTGTAAGGCTTTGGAGCACCCTTTTTGCCGGTGGAACAGATAACTTAAATCATTTTTCGTTCTGCCAATCTATGGTAACAGATAATCAAAACAATTTATTCGCGGTTGGAGAATGGAAATACGGAGTAGTACTCAATGGGTTAGCAAATCCGGGCGGAGGCGCTTATTATGACAATACATTTAATGGGGGTGATGATGCCTGTATATTAAAATTTACTCCGGAAGAGCCAGCCATAACTTCCTCATCAACAAGCAACACTTCAGGTTGCTCATGCAATGGCACAGCCACTATTACAATCAACTGCGGAAACTCTTCATATAACTACACCTGGAGTAATGGCAGCCGAACCCTTAACTCAGTTAGTGCTTCAAATACTATTAGTGGCTTATGTCCGGGAACTTATTCCGTTACTGTTATAGCATGTGATACTTTAACAGCTTCAGTTGTAATAAACGGAAGCACAGGGGGGCTAATTGCTTCAGTTAATCAATTTGATGCTACATGTAATGGAGGAAATGATGGTTATGCTACAATAACAGCTTCAGGAGGAAGTCCACCGTATAATTACGTCTGGAACAATGGCCAAACCGGGATAACAGCTACCGGGCTATCAGCAGGTTCCTATTCATGCACAATAACTGATGCAAGTGCTTGTACTTCAATACGATTTGTAAATATTAGCCAGCCTACCCCAATTGCAATGTCCTATTTAACTAAATGGTCATGTGTAACAAACTCCGCAAATGTAACGGCCCTTGTTAGCAATGGCACTTCGCCATATATTTATTTATGGAGTAATGCTCAAAACACTCAAACGGCAACAAATCTTGTCCAAGGAAATTACACTATTACTGTGACAGACTCAATAGGTTGCCTTAAAACAGGTACGATTAATATCACTCAACCATTACCTTTAAATTTAACTACCAGTTCCAATAATACCTCCTGTGGAGGTAACAGCATCAGTGTATCCGTAACAGGCGGGAGCTTCCCTTATTTATATGCATGGAGCAATACTTCTCAAATTACCTCTACCATTCAATCGGTTTCTGCCGGAACTTATACAGTAACTGTTACAGATGCCAGCGGTTGTACAAAAACTTCAACTGCTAGTGTTGGAGCCTCTCCTGGTACAATTGCTACATTTGAAGTATTTCCGAATGATACAGTTTGCCTTGGTTCTTTGGTTAATTTTATAAATACCGGCACAATGCCGGGAGTGGGAATTACATATACCTGGACAATTGCACCTGTAAACGTAAGTGGAACAACTACTGATTTTTCATATCTCTTTTCATCTGCGGGAACCTATTCTATTACTCACACGGTAGCCAAAGGAGGGTGCCCCTCCAACTCTACAAGAAAGGTTACGGCAATTAACTGTTCCGGACCTGTTGTTACAACTACAGCTAATTCAATTTGTCCGTCATCCTGTGCAACTGTTACTTCAAGCGTTGCCGGTGGAACCAGTCCATATACTTACAACTGGAGCAATGGCGCCACAATACAAAACATTAATCCATGTCCTGTTTCAACAACTACTTATACCGTAACAATTAAAGATACCGGGGGAAATACTTCTACCTCAATTGCAACTATAACCGTTAATCCTGCTGTTATTGTAACTATCCAGCCAACCAATATCACCTGCAGTGGGGTTGCAAATGGAACTGCAATTGCAAATCCAGGCAATGGAACTCCGGCATATACCTTTAACTGGAGTGGAGGAGTTCCGGGTTCCGGGTTCCAGGTTTCGGGTTTATCTGCCGGAACCTATACTGTTACTGTAACAGACAGCAAGGGTTGTACTGCCAGTTCTAGTGCTACCATTTTTTCCCCTCCTCCTTTAAGTGGCCGGTTTTCCATGGGAACATCGGATTGTGCGGCTTGCGGTTGCAAGGAATGGATAATGATTACCGCCAGCGGCGGAACAAGCCCCTACTCCTACTCCTGGCCCGATGGATATATAAACCGGTATAAAAATCAGCTCTGTCCGGGCACATACACCATAAATATTAAAGACAATAACGGTTGCAGTATAAATGTTAATTTGAGTGCGCCCTGA